The sequence below is a genomic window from Clostridia bacterium.
GAGCAGCTCACCCCATCCAGGGTTCAGACACTAGCTGCTTGCTAAGGTAGCTGACTCTTCATCCATGCTGATAGCTCCTTCGCGGCGCTGATCAATAACTCGCATTTCTCTCTGGTCAACGACTTCAGTATTGTATCCTTCTCCTTCGGATACCGAGCTTCAGTATTGAGAGGTTCTATGATGTCCAGGAAATCCTGTTGACTTTCGCTCAGCTCTCCATAAGCACTTGAGAGGTTAGCCAGTCGAGACAGGTTGCGGGTATAGGGCGGTGCATCCTTGATCGTACGCGCGTAGTATGCCTTGAGGAGCTCCTCTATCGTTTGGTGACACATGAATCCTACATATAGATACCTCTCGGTCACGAGCATTGCCTGTGCAGTCTTCAGGTCATAATCAGCCATGTCAACCCAGCAACACACTGCTGCATCCAAATCGCCCATTTGGAGACACCCCACGATAACGCTACTCCAGTTGTGTACTGTGATTCACCAAGAACGCTCAAAAACCTACTTGCCGAGGGTCCGCCAGCACCGTCCTGGCGCAATGGTCTGCCTATGCGCATGAGGACTGGGACGTTGGTTTCATCTCGCCCCATTTCCCGGCAAGTGGCCGTTTGCCTTTCTACAGGAGAAGCGTCTTTGCCCATCCCCAGTCCTCAGGCCTGTCTGCATCCTTGACCATTCTGACGGCGGCTTTCCTGAGACACCTATGCTGAATCGCACTCCCGTCATCTGGGCGTTCGGGGCCTCATTTGCGCGTCCCCGTTCTAGCATATTCTGCCCGTATTTCGCAGACCACTATTCCCACTGAATGAGGTTGGCGGATCACAGATCGATTAGGCAAGGACACCCGAGAAGGAATAATGAACCCGACTCACGACGGGCTTGTTCGAGCGTTCACTGCGGTTGTTGTTGATCTCCAGACGGCCGTCCTGCATGAACACCTCGAGCCTATCCCATTGGTTCAGGCAGTAGGCGACCGCCTAGCCGAAGGCGCTCTTGAGCAAGGCATTTGCGCACTGGCCATGAAGCCATGTCGAGAAGCATCGAGCACCGGTCGGCTATGCTGCAGGCTAAGGTGGACCCCTTCGTCAAGACACTGTTAGTGGGTTTCCTAAGCAACGTCCTGTATACTTCGTAATGGTCACTACGGTCTACGGTCTGCGCTGTGGTCTGTCGGGCCGTCCGGCGGAGACGGGCGGGGCTCCGGCCCCGGCATGTCCCATGCTCTGCCCACTCGGGTGTCGATGTCGGGGCGGGCGCAGGCGTCATACGGGGGTGGACGGCGGCGCGGCCCACGCTCGGAACGACTTATCCACAGGGTTCAGCAGGCATGCAGATCAACTCCTGCCTTTTCCATCTGCCCGTGTCTCCTGAGCGCCTGGAGCCTGTGGGCGCAGGTTATCTGGTTAGCCCAGGTATACCTCAGCCGGGGTCCTGTACGCGAGCGCCTAGTGAGGCCTGTGGTGATTGTAGAACCCCATGTACTCCCCGATGCCAAGTCGCGCCTCACGCGGAATGGAGTAATCTTTGAGATACACCTCTTCATACTTCAGAGACCGCCAGAACCGTTCAACGAAGATATTGTCCCACGCTCGTCCCTTGCCGTCCATGCTGATCTGAACCCCGGCGCTCTTCACGAGATCTATGTACTGCAGGCTTGTGAAGCGGCCACCCTGGTCGCTGTTGAGTATCTCCGGCCTGGCTGTGTCCAACGCCTTTCTGACTGCAGCCAGAACGAACGGCATCTCGAGCGTCTCATCCACCTCCCATCCGACAATGTAGCGAGAGAACCAGTCTATGACGGCCACGAGATACATCCAGCTTTCCCGGAGCCGTATGTACGTGATGTCGATGCCCCAAACCCCGGAGCAGATAGGCGAATAGCCTGCTCTGAAGGTCGCGACGGCTCAGATTGGGGCCTGGGCAGATGCCGGCGATCTGCATGTCGCGCATGCATCGCTGAATCCGTTTCCGGTTCACATGCCAACCTTGCCTGCGCAGCGCTTCAGTGATGCGCCTTGAGCCGAAAGAGGGGTGCGCGGTGAATATCTCGTCTATCTGGCGTCTGATTGCCGCCTCCTCCGGCGACGGCGGCCTCGGAGTATAGTACAGGCTGGATCTGCTCACACCGAGAAGCTTGGCCTGTACGCTGAGCGGAATCGTCGATCCGTCCAGCT
It includes:
- a CDS encoding HEPN domain-containing protein, which codes for MGDLDAAVCCWVDMADYDLKTAQAMLVTERYLYVGFMCHQTIEELLKAYYARTIKDAPPYTRNLSRLANLSSAYGELSESQQDFLDIIEPLNTEARYPKEKDTILKSLTREKCELLISAAKELSAWMKSQLP